In the Candidatus Electrothrix sp. GW3-4 genome, one interval contains:
- a CDS encoding thrombospondin type 3 repeat-containing protein, with the protein MTDRKTPHLLSVLKIVSVIWLLIFTIPSAVFSKIIYYDYSTIGYLEQAQESTGTVFDYTYDLMGNRKTMTVTPQDSDNDGLGNGEEVLLYGTDPYVADTDGDGLDDGEEVAYWGEEWDSDIDNDGKINLLDYDADGDGYSDGFEVGRGTDPGDSDDFPSMVLPPILFLLLNGQETP; encoded by the coding sequence ATGACAGATCGAAAAACGCCCCACCTGTTATCCGTCCTGAAAATAGTGTCCGTTATCTGGCTATTAATTTTCACTATTCCTTCTGCTGTATTTTCAAAGATTATTTATTATGATTACAGTACGATTGGTTATCTTGAGCAGGCTCAAGAGTCAACAGGGACTGTTTTTGATTATACCTATGATCTTATGGGCAACCGAAAGACCATGACCGTCACACCACAGGATTCTGATAATGACGGTTTAGGGAATGGCGAGGAGGTCTTATTGTATGGCACAGACCCCTATGTCGCTGATACGGACGGCGACGGCCTGGATGACGGAGAAGAGGTTGCCTACTGGGGTGAGGAGTGGGACAGCGATATTGATAATGACGGAAAGATCAATTTGCTGGATTATGATGCAGACGGTGACGGGTACAGCGATGGTTTTGAAGTCGGGCGCGGTACCGATCCGGGCGACTCTGATGATTTTCCGTCTATGGTGCTGCCGCCAATTTTATTTCTACTCCTTAACGGACAAGAGACGCCGTAA
- a CDS encoding DsbC family protein, producing the protein MSIMKRNKLFLSFFLVTLLSGSQAMGFQEAGCGAGDCRDCHSVNRDEVARLLKGKVSEVLDVKRSEVPGLWDVEAVYNGQKLPFYLDFSKSYLISGNVIRLKNNENVTQENFVKMNKVDRSEIPLDDVLILGDAAAKNKIIVFDDPECTYCGRLHHEMKKVIAQRPDIAFFIKMFPLAMHPNAKSKAQTIVCTKLKGENEKAIALLEDSLNKKPLPAPDCDTDIVEKNITLAKKFYIASTPTLIMPDGRVLPGFKKADQIISSLQEKEKEKEKEKK; encoded by the coding sequence ATGTCGATTATGAAGCGCAATAAACTTTTTCTTTCTTTTTTTCTTGTTACCTTGCTCTCTGGCAGTCAGGCAATGGGGTTCCAAGAAGCCGGTTGCGGTGCTGGGGACTGCCGCGACTGCCATTCTGTCAACCGAGACGAGGTTGCCCGTTTGCTCAAAGGCAAGGTTAGCGAAGTCCTGGACGTCAAACGCAGCGAAGTGCCAGGGCTTTGGGATGTAGAGGCTGTCTATAACGGCCAGAAGCTTCCGTTCTATCTTGATTTTTCCAAGAGCTACCTGATCAGTGGTAACGTGATTCGCCTGAAGAATAATGAGAATGTGACGCAGGAAAATTTTGTTAAAATGAATAAGGTTGATCGCTCGGAGATCCCTCTGGATGACGTCCTTATTCTTGGCGATGCTGCTGCGAAAAATAAGATTATTGTGTTTGATGATCCAGAGTGTACATACTGCGGTAGGCTCCACCATGAAATGAAAAAAGTTATTGCGCAGCGCCCTGATATCGCCTTTTTTATTAAAATGTTTCCCTTGGCTATGCACCCGAATGCCAAGTCCAAGGCGCAAACCATTGTCTGTACCAAGTTGAAAGGCGAGAATGAGAAGGCTATAGCCCTCCTGGAAGACAGCCTGAACAAAAAGCCTTTGCCTGCACCAGACTGCGATACTGATATCGTTGAGAAGAATATCACCTTAGCCAAGAAGTTCTATATCGCCTCCACTCCGACCTTGATCATGCCAGATGGACGCGTTCTTCCTGGATTTAAAAAGGCAGATCAGATTATATCCTCCCTTCAGGAGAAGGAGAAGGAGAAGGAGAAGGAAAAAAAATAA